A region of the Candidatus Aminicenantes bacterium genome:
CGCTTAACCGGTGAATCGGTATTGCCGGATCATGGTGTGTTCACCCGGGTCATCCACGGAGGAGTCGTTTATGCTGGAGATTGTGGTACTTACCGTTTCTGACCGAGCTTTTACCGGTGATTATGAGGATCGTTCCGGCCCGGAAATCAGGGGCATCCTGGAATCAAGCGGTCTGGAATTGACGGTTCAGGCAGGGCTGGTTCCCGATGATTCCGCGGCCATTCGGATCGCGCTTGAAAAATGGAAGGGCGTGGACTGGATCATTACCACGGGTGGGACGGGCATTGGTCCCAGGGATCAGACCCCGGAAGTAACGTCGGCGTTCTGTGA
Encoded here:
- a CDS encoding MogA/MoaB family molybdenum cofactor biosynthesis protein, whose amino-acid sequence is MVCSPGSSTEESFMLEIVVLTVSDRAFTGDYEDRSGPEIRGILESSGLELTVQAGLVPDDSAAIRIALEKWKGVDWIITTGGTGIGPRDQTPEVTSAFCERVLPGVAEMLRRESCRETPQAVFSRGVCGVHGRTLVVNFPGSVKAVRLCTRLILPLLEHGPGMLRGEGH